CTCCTGCATCTGATCGCTCTCGAGTACCGAGAGCAGTTGGTCGTAACCCGGGAGGACGAACGGACAGCCGAAAAACCAGTACTCCGGTGCGAACTGGTAGTAGGGGAAACTCCCCGCCGAGTGCGCTTCGACACCACCTTCACTGACGATCTCGCCGATCTCGTCCTCCGACCCGTAGGAGCCACCGGGGCTGATCTCGACGGAGATATCCCCATCTGACTCCTCTTCGATCTGTTCCTTGAAGTTCTCGGCCGCCTGAACCAGAATGTGGCCCGGTTCGAACGTGCTGGCGATTGTCATACTGGTGCCGCCGCCACCGCCACCACCGCTGCCACCGCCCAATCCTGCACACCCGGCGGTCGCCGCGATCGCTCCTGCCCCGAGACTCGTAATCAACGATCGTCTCCCGATTCCTGGGCCTCTATCTCCCATGATTCATCACAGAGGTTTGGCCTATCCATTAAGAAGGTATTCTTTAAGGAGAATATTACCACTTCAAGATGTGTTCCCGTCGCGCTCGCTGCCCGGCGATCGGGTTCGGGTAGTGAGACAGTGGACACTCCCGGTTGGACCGTTTCGGTGCGGATTACACCCGCCCTTCGTGGTATCGCCACGCGTCGGACGTCCAGCCGCCGTCAGCGCGAAGGACTTCGCCCGTGACGAACGTATCGCCCCGGGCGAGGAACGTCACGCAGCTCGCCATCTCCTCGACGGTACCGAAGCGAGCCATCGGGGTTCGGCGCCGGATGTCCTCGTCGGTGTACCCCGCCGAGTCCTGTGTCTGATCCGTGATGTCCGTCTGGATGAATCCCGGTGCGAGCGCGTTTACACTGATGTCGTCCGGTGCCCACTCGACGGCGAGGGTCCGCGTGAGGTTGATGACGCCCGCTTTCGCCGAGCAGTAGGGCGCTCTCATGTGGTATCCCATCTGGCCCATCATCGACGCGATGTTGACGATGGCACCGCCGTTAGCCTGCTCTCGCATCCGCCGACCCGCGATCTGGCAGGCGATGAAGACGCCGGTCAGATCGACGTCAATGACCCGACGCCAGTCTTCGAGATCCAGTTCGGCCGCCGGCCCGATCTTCGTCATTCCGGCGTTGTTCACGAGGATATCCACGGCGCCGAACTGATCGACGGTCGCCTCGACCATCGCCTCGACGTCCGCGGGGTCGCTCACGTCGGCCTGAACGGCGACGGCGGTCCCGCCGTCGGCCTCGATCTCCTCGACGACCTCCGTCGCTCGTTGCTCGGACGATCGGTAGTTGATCACGACTGTGGCACCGTGGTCCGCAAGCGTGGTTGCGATACCGCTCCCGATCCCTCTTGATGCGCCAGTAACGATGGCGGTCTTGCCCTCGAACATCTCGCTCATGTGGCGTTCCTCAGTGAATCGTCCGATCCGGTATTTCTATCTTGTCCCTTCGATCCCGTCGTCCACTCTACGGGGAACTAACTGGAACGGAGCCCGCTCAGGACTCCGGAAACCCGCACTAGCTTGCAGTGAGAGAAAGGTATTTGACTATGGTTGCAATTCGTGAGGCCATGGTCAACCTCGCGGTAGTCTTACCACCGCAACCCGACGAGAGGTGGCAACTCGCCAAACAGATCGGCGTCACGGACGTGGTCGTCCACACGCTCGAGATCGGCGACGGGAAGACGTCCTGGAGCTATCACGACTTGCTCCATCTGAAAAACTGGTACGAGGACGCCGGTCTCGAGATCAGCGTCATCGAGGGGAGCGTTCCAATCAGCGATCGTATCAGGCTCGGGTTGGACGGGCGTGACGAGGACATCGAGGAGTTCAAGGAGTTTCTGCGGGACTGCGGTCGCGTCGGGATTCCGGTCGTCTGCTATGATTGGATGGTCGGGATCCGCTGGGCGCGCACGGAGGCCCACGTCGAGGCCCGCGGTGGTTCGCTCGTGACGGCCTACTCTACCGACCGGATGCACAGAGAGCACGTCGAACCGGTCGTCGATGCTTCACGCGAACAGCTCTGGGACGCTCTCGAGTACTTCCTCCAGGAGGTCGGACCCGTTGCGGAGGAAGCCGGTGTAAAACTCGGACTCCATCCGGATGACCCGCCACGGGAGTCCCTCGGAGGGATCCCACGGATCATCAACAGCCCCGAAGCATACGAACGCGTCATCGACTGCTACAACAGCGAATACAACGGTATCACGTTTTGCCAGGGGAACTTCGCCGCGATGGGGGTCGATCTGCCCGAGACGATCCGGCAGTTCGGCGATCGCATCAATTTCGTCCATTTCCGCGACGTCGAGGGCGATGCGGATGGGTTCGTCGAAACCTGGCACGACGAAGGGCCACACGACATGCTCGCCGCGATGCAGGCATACGAGGAGGCGATCGACGATGACGTGCCGATGCGGCCCGATCACGTCCCGACGATGGCCGGTGAGGACAACTCCAACCCGGGCTACCACATGAACGGACGGCTCTTCGCTATCGGCTACATGCGCGGGCTGCTCGAACAATCCGTTCAGTAAGGCTGCACCGTCGCTCCGTTCGAGATCGCGGTCGGCTCACCGTCGACAGTATCATCTCTTCTTCTCGCTTTCTCCTCTGCTCACCTCCCTGCTGTCACCTCTGAACCACCAACTGGCCTGTCTTGTGTCACGTTACCTTTCCACAATATATCTGTACGTCATGATATCTGTCCAATATTGTTGGACAGACTTAGAAACTACTATGCGGGTGAGAAACATGGGGGGTACGCAATGAGCACCGACTCATCGAACGAGCCGAATCGGATTCAAGCGGTCAAGAACGGCTTCGAAATCATCGAGGCTGTGAGCGACCTCGGGGAATGTGGGGTAAAAGAGTTGGCCGACTACATGGACCTGCCCAAGAGCACGGTACACGTATATCTCAAAACGCTCGAGGAGACCGAGTACGTGATCAATCGCGACGGTACGTATCGGCTCGGGTTTCGGTTTCTGAACGTCGGTGGGAGGATCCGCCACGACAACAGCTACTATCAGGCGGGTCGCAACGAGCTCGACGACCTCGCTCAGACGACCGGTGAAGTCGCAACCCTCGGCTGTGGGGAAGGGGGATATCGTGTCATGCTGTACTGGACGGAACCGCCGGATGCCATCTTCAACAACGTTCCGACCGGCGAGTACACCCGAATGCACTGGACCGCACTGGGAAAGGCGATACTCGCACAGAAATCCACGGATGAGCTACAGGAGATACTCAATCGCCGGGGCCTCCCACGGGCGACCGAACGCACCATCACGGATCGCGATGCGTTGCTGGACGAGATCGAATCGGTTCGGAAGACGGGGTACGCCGTCGAGAACGAGGAGCGCGTCCGGGGTGTCAAATCCGTCGCCGTTCCCGTCGTCAGCGACGACCAGACGACGCCTGCGGCGATTTCGGTCGCGGGCCCGAAACACAACTTCGACCAGGATCGTATCGAAGAGGAACTCCTCCCGGCGTTGCAGAACACCGCGAACGTCATCGAACTCAAAACCAAGCACTATTAGCTGACTGGCGCGCACCGCCCGTCGACGTCGCGGTAGGACCCTAAAGCGAATCCATAATCGTTGAATTCGTTTTCGCTTCGATTAGTTTTCCTACTCCCTACCGTTCGCAGTGTCGCTACAGCTAGTCACTTCTGAAAATTACGACAGTATTTGTGTAAATCAGATTGCTTCTACTTCGTTTTCGGCCCGGCTCCCGCTTGCAGCACTTCCTGATGAATGACCTTCGCCGATCGGTCGTCTGGCGGCCCGTCTGTGAGTGGCTGTGATCGAACAAATGTGATAAACTCACCAGTAGTACTCTTTCATTTCCATTTCACTTACTTAACTCTTTATCCAGCGCTACCTCATCGCGGTTGGCTTGTCGACCACGAGATGCCTGTGTCCGGGGGTCGTTCGCTCCGTGGGTCGTATCGGCCATCGCAACAGGTTCGCAAAACGCCTTGCGGAGAGAACACCCTCTTACTGGCCGTCGACTGTCCAACCGTTCTGGATTGGACGCGTTCTCTGTCGTTCCGAGCGGTATCGACGTCCTGGACTACTTGTACGGTGCACAAACGCGACGGATCCCCTCTCGGAAATCGATCGTGGGTTCCCAGCCCGTGGCCTCGTTGATCTTCGAGTAGTCCGCACACGTATCGTGGACGTAGACGCTGTCGGGAATCGGATTCTCGACGTACTCTGGGTCGATCTCGGTGCCGAGCTCCTCGTTCAGGAGCTCGACGACTGTGTTGAAATCGTAGGCTTCGCCCGTTCCGAGGTTGTACACGCCCGTCAGTTCGTGTTCGGCGGCGAGTTCGATGCCACGAACGATGTCGGAAACATGGGTAAAGTCGCGCGTCTGGGTGCCGTCGCCGTAGATCACCGGCGCCTCGTCACTCGCGAGATCGTCGGCGAACTGCGCGATCACGTTCGCGTACTCCTTTTTGTGACCCTCGGCCCCGCCGTAGCCCTGGTAGACCGAGAAGAACCGGAGCCCGGCCATCGACATATCGTAATGGTTCGCGAAGTACTCGGCGTACCGCTCGCGGGCGAGTTTCGAGGCTTCGTAGCCCGTGTTGACC
The DNA window shown above is from Halalkalicoccus jeotgali B3 and carries:
- a CDS encoding mannonate dehydratase, which encodes MVNLAVVLPPQPDERWQLAKQIGVTDVVVHTLEIGDGKTSWSYHDLLHLKNWYEDAGLEISVIEGSVPISDRIRLGLDGRDEDIEEFKEFLRDCGRVGIPVVCYDWMVGIRWARTEAHVEARGGSLVTAYSTDRMHREHVEPVVDASREQLWDALEYFLQEVGPVAEEAGVKLGLHPDDPPRESLGGIPRIINSPEAYERVIDCYNSEYNGITFCQGNFAAMGVDLPETIRQFGDRINFVHFRDVEGDADGFVETWHDEGPHDMLAAMQAYEEAIDDDVPMRPDHVPTMAGEDNSNPGYHMNGRLFAIGYMRGLLEQSVQ
- a CDS encoding SDR family NAD(P)-dependent oxidoreductase — protein: MSEMFEGKTAIVTGASRGIGSGIATTLADHGATVVINYRSSEQRATEVVEEIEADGGTAVAVQADVSDPADVEAMVEATVDQFGAVDILVNNAGMTKIGPAAELDLEDWRRVIDVDLTGVFIACQIAGRRMREQANGGAIVNIASMMGQMGYHMRAPYCSAKAGVINLTRTLAVEWAPDDISVNALAPGFIQTDITDQTQDSAGYTDEDIRRRTPMARFGTVEEMASCVTFLARGDTFVTGEVLRADGGWTSDAWRYHEGRV
- a CDS encoding NAD-dependent epimerase/dehydratase family protein, whose product is MINQRVLVTGGAGFIGSTLANHLAEDNDVIAIDDCYLGTPENLDSAVEFHESSVLEDDLPTDVDVVFHLAALSSYAMHEDEPTRGARVNVEGFVNTVEQAREDGCDTVVYASTSSIYGNQTEPSPEDMPVEVNTGYEASKLARERYAEYFANHYDMSMAGLRFFSVYQGYGGAEGHKKEYANVIAQFADDLASDEAPVIYGDGTQTRDFTHVSDIVRGIELAAEHELTGVYNLGTGEAYDFNTVVELLNEELGTEIDPEYVENPIPDSVYVHDTCADYSKINEATGWEPTIDFREGIRRVCAPYK
- a CDS encoding IclR family transcriptional regulator, with the translated sequence MSTDSSNEPNRIQAVKNGFEIIEAVSDLGECGVKELADYMDLPKSTVHVYLKTLEETEYVINRDGTYRLGFRFLNVGGRIRHDNSYYQAGRNELDDLAQTTGEVATLGCGEGGYRVMLYWTEPPDAIFNNVPTGEYTRMHWTALGKAILAQKSTDELQEILNRRGLPRATERTITDRDALLDEIESVRKTGYAVENEERVRGVKSVAVPVVSDDQTTPAAISVAGPKHNFDQDRIEEELLPALQNTANVIELKTKHY